A window from Populus trichocarpa isolate Nisqually-1 chromosome 3, P.trichocarpa_v4.1, whole genome shotgun sequence encodes these proteins:
- the LOC7481234 gene encoding cytochrome P450 78A4, with translation MKSIPANLSSILFCLAVITHQTPWPVALLLFSLSSFFAFSLNYWLVPGGFAWRNHHDNQNPSRFRGPIGWPIVGTLPQMGSLAHRKLASMAASLGATKLMAFSLGSTRVIISSHPDTAREILCGCSFADRPIKESARLLMFERAIGFAPSGDYWRHLRRIAANYMFSPRKISALEPLRQRLANEMVAEVREEMKERRVVVLRDILQKGSLSNVLESVFGSDVSIEREELGFMVKEGFDLIAEFNLDDYFPLRFLDFHGVKRRCCQLAGKVNSVVGQIVKERKGAGDSRSGSDFLSALLSLPEEDQLNESDMVALLWEMIFRGTDTVALLLEWIMARMVVHPEIQAKAQEELDTCIGGHREVQDSDIPNLPYLRAIVKEVLRLHPPGPLLSWARLAIHDVHVDKTFIPAGTTVMVNMWAITHDPSIWRDPWSFNPDRFIEEDVLIMGSDLRLAPFGAGRRVCPGKALGLATVHLWLARLLHEYRWLPAKPVDLSECLRLSLEMKRPLECHVVQRRSKVTQ, from the exons ATGAAGTCCATACCAGCAAACCTTTCTTCCATACTATTTTGCTTAGCTGTCATCACCCACCAAACTCCATGGCCTGTTGCTCTCCTTTTATTCTCGTTATcctctttctttgctttctctctAAACTATTGGTTAGTCCCTGGAGGTTTTGCATGGAGAAACCATCACGACAATCAAAACCCTTCAAGATTTCGTGGTCCAATTGGGTGGCCTATAGTGGGCACTTTACCCCAAATGGGTTCACTTGCTCATCGAAAATTAGCTAGCATGGCTGCCTCATTAGGGGCAACTAAGCTTATGGCATTCAGTTTAGGCTCAACTCGTGTGATAATTAGTAGCCATCCAGACACAGCCAGGGAAATCCTATGCGGGTGCTCTTTCGCTGACCGTCCTATTAAGGAATCAGCTCGTTTGTTAATGTTTGAGCGTGCCATTGGCTTTGCTCCTTCCGGAGACTATTGGCGACACTTGCGTAGAATTGCGGCAAATTACATGTTTTCCCCGAGGAAAATCTCTGCTCTAGAGCCACTTAGGCAACGTTTAGCTAATGAAATGGTGGCAGAAGTGAGAGAGGAGATGAAGGAGAGACGGGTTGTTGTGTTAAGAGACATATTGCAGAAAGGTTCATTAAGTAATGTATTAGAGAGTGTTTTTGGTAGTGATGTCTCTATAGAGAGGGAGGAGTTAGGGTTCATGGTTAAAGAAGGATTTGACTTGATTGCAGAATTTAATTTGGATGACTATTTTCCACTAAGGTTTTTGGACTTTCATGGAGTGAAGAGAAGGTGTTGTCAGTTGGCTGGCAAGGTTAATAGTGTTGTGGGTCAAATtgtgaaggaaagaaaaggagctGGAGACTCAAGGAGTGGAAGTGACTTTCTTAGTGCTTTGCTATCCTTGCCTGAGGAAGACCAGTTGAATGAATCAGATATGGTGGCTCTTTTATGG GAGATGATATTCCGAGGAACAGACACAGTTGCTTTGCTTCTCGAGTGGATAATGGCTCGGATGGTGGTGCACCCAGAAATCCAAGCAAAGGCCCAGGAGGAGCTTGACACGTGCATTGGCGGCCACAGGGAGGTGCAAGATTCGGATATCCCTAATCTCCCCTACCTCCGAGCAATAGTCAAAGAAGTCCTGAGATTGCACCCACCTGGCCCACTACTCTCGTGGGCCCGCCTAGCCATCCATGATGTGCACGTGGACAAGACGTTCATCCCTGCCGGCACAACAGTGATGGTTAACATGTGGGCCATAACACATGACCCTTCCATTTGGAGGGATCCATGGTCCTTCAATCCTGACCGGTTCATTGAAGAGGATGTGCTGATTATGGGCTCAGATCTAAGGCTCGCACCATTTGGAGCAGGGCGCAGGGTGTGTCCAGGCAAGGCACTTGGGCTAGCCACGGTGCACCTATGGCTCGCACGGCTTTTACACGAGTACAGATGGTTACCCGCAAAACCCGTGGATCTTTCTGAGTGTTTAAGGCTCTCTCTCGAAATGAAAAGGCCACTGGAATGTCATGTGGTTCAACGACGGAGCAAAGTCACGCAATGA
- the LOC7496581 gene encoding uncharacterized protein LOC7496581 isoform X2 encodes MQTKKRISGRNAPREPASPRISRAQKKLLENLQVAEKKVSELITSSARKQKCGSLPKKNEEPISATNSNSRYNNVHQKASNASTQCDVVDPKGCDEGSAQCVLQTIFSPSFHISKIAGGEISGGVDLIKLFRTGDSRVDMLDGHVTQETFKSSFGEHNESTLTSLNTCHSDMELEKNISAKNSYGDRCGDQNSKLECVDEHGQDSMSTDVCLEEDDYEDFDDFDPYLFIKNLPELSSVVPTFRPMLLPKQTRSCPPTTLVLDLDETLVHSALEPCNDADFTFPVNFNLQEHTVFVRCRPYLRDFMERVSSLFEIIIFTASQSIYAEQLLNVLDPKRRIFRHRVFRESCVFVEGNYLKDLSVLGRDLARVIIIDNSPQAFGFQVDNGIPIESWFEDRSDKELLSLLPFLESLVGVEDVRPLIAKKYNLRQKIAAAVYPPLNSNRGDPFER; translated from the exons ATGCAAACTAAGAAAAGAATTTCTGGAAGAAATGCTCCAAGAGAGCCTGCAAGTCCCAGGATTTCGAGAGCTCAGAAGAAATTGTTGGAAAATTTGCAAGTTGCTGAAAAGAAAGTTTCAGAGTTAATTACATCTTCAGCCAGAAAGCAGAAATGTG GCTCTCTTCCAAAGAAAAATGAGGAGCCTATATCGGCAACAAATTCGAATTCTAGATACAACAATGTGCATCAAAAGGCTTCCAATGCTTCTACCCAGTGTGATGTGGTGGATCCTAAG GGTTGTGATGAAGGATCTGCTCAATGTGTGTTGCAAACTatattttctccttcttttcacATATCTAAAATTGCTGGAGGAGAAATTTCTGGTGGAG TCGACTTGATAAAACTGTTTCGGACTGGAGACTCTCGGGTTGATATGCTGGATGGTCATGTTACACAAGAAACTTTTAAATCCTCTTTTGGAGAACACAATGAGAGCACATTAACTTCACTCAACACATGTCATAGTGACATGGAATTGGAGAAAAATATATCAGCCAAAAACTCATATGGGGATCGCTGTGGTGATCAG AACTCAAAACTGGAATGTGTTGATGAGCACGGTCAAGATTCTATGTCAACTGATGTTTGCTTGGAGGAGgatgattatgaggattttgatgACTTTGACCCTTATCTATTTATAAAGAACCTGCCAGAGCTGTCATCAGTAGTCCCCACTTTTCGGCCTATGTTGCTACCTAAACAGACTCGGAGTTGTCCTCCTACAACCCTTGTTTTGGACCTGGATG agaCTCTGGTGCACTCTGCCCTTGAACCTTGTAATGATGCGGACTTCACATTTCCTGTCAACTTCAACCTCCAGGAGCACACAGTCTTTGTCCGGTGCCGTCCTTACCTCAGAGATTTCATGGAGAGAGTTTCTAGTCTTTTTGAGATCATAATATTTACAGCTAGTCAAAGTATCTACGCAGAACAGCTTCTAAATGTGCTTGATCCAAAGAGGAGGATATTTCGACATCGTGTTTTCCGTGAATCCTGTGTTTTTGTCGAGGGTAACTACCTCAAGGATTTGTCAGTTCTTGGTCGTGATTTGGCCCGTGTTATTATAATTGACAACTCTCCCCAG GCATTTGGCTTCCAAGTAGACAATGGTATACCAATTGAGAGCTGGTTTGAAGATCGTTCAGATAAAGAATTGCTCTCGCTACTTCCATTTTTGGAGAGCTTGGTTGGGGTTGAAGATGTGAGGCCTCTAATTGCAAAGAAATACAATCTTCGGCAGAAAATTGCTGCAGCTGTTTACCCTCCGTTGAATTCAAATAGAGGAGATCCTTTTGAAAGGTAG
- the LOC7496581 gene encoding uncharacterized protein LOC7496581 isoform X1, which yields MQTKKRISGRNAPREPASPRISRAQKKLLENLQVAEKKVSELITSSARKQKCGSLPKKNEEPISATNSNSRYNNVHQKASNASTQCDVVDPKGCDEGSAQCVLQTIFSPSFHISKIAGGEISGGVDLIKLFRTGDSRVDMLDGHVTQETFKSSFGEHNESTLTSLNTCHSDMELEKNISAKNSYGDRCGDQVLSTDVTTVNSYSIAASNGVGLASDVSTIYLALKNSKLECVDEHGQDSMSTDVCLEEDDYEDFDDFDPYLFIKNLPELSSVVPTFRPMLLPKQTRSCPPTTLVLDLDETLVHSALEPCNDADFTFPVNFNLQEHTVFVRCRPYLRDFMERVSSLFEIIIFTASQSIYAEQLLNVLDPKRRIFRHRVFRESCVFVEGNYLKDLSVLGRDLARVIIIDNSPQAFGFQVDNGIPIESWFEDRSDKELLSLLPFLESLVGVEDVRPLIAKKYNLRQKIAAAVYPPLNSNRGDPFER from the exons ATGCAAACTAAGAAAAGAATTTCTGGAAGAAATGCTCCAAGAGAGCCTGCAAGTCCCAGGATTTCGAGAGCTCAGAAGAAATTGTTGGAAAATTTGCAAGTTGCTGAAAAGAAAGTTTCAGAGTTAATTACATCTTCAGCCAGAAAGCAGAAATGTG GCTCTCTTCCAAAGAAAAATGAGGAGCCTATATCGGCAACAAATTCGAATTCTAGATACAACAATGTGCATCAAAAGGCTTCCAATGCTTCTACCCAGTGTGATGTGGTGGATCCTAAG GGTTGTGATGAAGGATCTGCTCAATGTGTGTTGCAAACTatattttctccttcttttcacATATCTAAAATTGCTGGAGGAGAAATTTCTGGTGGAG TCGACTTGATAAAACTGTTTCGGACTGGAGACTCTCGGGTTGATATGCTGGATGGTCATGTTACACAAGAAACTTTTAAATCCTCTTTTGGAGAACACAATGAGAGCACATTAACTTCACTCAACACATGTCATAGTGACATGGAATTGGAGAAAAATATATCAGCCAAAAACTCATATGGGGATCGCTGTGGTGATCAGGTGCTCTCTACTGATGTAACTACTGTGAATTCTTATAGTATTGCAGCTTCAAATGGAGTTGGTCTTGCTTCTGATGTTTCAACTATATATCTTGCATTGAAGAACTCAAAACTGGAATGTGTTGATGAGCACGGTCAAGATTCTATGTCAACTGATGTTTGCTTGGAGGAGgatgattatgaggattttgatgACTTTGACCCTTATCTATTTATAAAGAACCTGCCAGAGCTGTCATCAGTAGTCCCCACTTTTCGGCCTATGTTGCTACCTAAACAGACTCGGAGTTGTCCTCCTACAACCCTTGTTTTGGACCTGGATG agaCTCTGGTGCACTCTGCCCTTGAACCTTGTAATGATGCGGACTTCACATTTCCTGTCAACTTCAACCTCCAGGAGCACACAGTCTTTGTCCGGTGCCGTCCTTACCTCAGAGATTTCATGGAGAGAGTTTCTAGTCTTTTTGAGATCATAATATTTACAGCTAGTCAAAGTATCTACGCAGAACAGCTTCTAAATGTGCTTGATCCAAAGAGGAGGATATTTCGACATCGTGTTTTCCGTGAATCCTGTGTTTTTGTCGAGGGTAACTACCTCAAGGATTTGTCAGTTCTTGGTCGTGATTTGGCCCGTGTTATTATAATTGACAACTCTCCCCAG GCATTTGGCTTCCAAGTAGACAATGGTATACCAATTGAGAGCTGGTTTGAAGATCGTTCAGATAAAGAATTGCTCTCGCTACTTCCATTTTTGGAGAGCTTGGTTGGGGTTGAAGATGTGAGGCCTCTAATTGCAAAGAAATACAATCTTCGGCAGAAAATTGCTGCAGCTGTTTACCCTCCGTTGAATTCAAATAGAGGAGATCCTTTTGAAAGGTAG
- the LOC7496581 gene encoding uncharacterized protein LOC7496581 isoform X3: MNLGSLPKKNEEPISATNSNSRYNNVHQKASNASTQCDVVDPKGCDEGSAQCVLQTIFSPSFHISKIAGGEISGGVDLIKLFRTGDSRVDMLDGHVTQETFKSSFGEHNESTLTSLNTCHSDMELEKNISAKNSYGDRCGDQVLSTDVTTVNSYSIAASNGVGLASDVSTIYLALKNSKLECVDEHGQDSMSTDVCLEEDDYEDFDDFDPYLFIKNLPELSSVVPTFRPMLLPKQTRSCPPTTLVLDLDETLVHSALEPCNDADFTFPVNFNLQEHTVFVRCRPYLRDFMERVSSLFEIIIFTASQSIYAEQLLNVLDPKRRIFRHRVFRESCVFVEGNYLKDLSVLGRDLARVIIIDNSPQAFGFQVDNGIPIESWFEDRSDKELLSLLPFLESLVGVEDVRPLIAKKYNLRQKIAAAVYPPLNSNRGDPFER; encoded by the exons ATGAATTTAG GCTCTCTTCCAAAGAAAAATGAGGAGCCTATATCGGCAACAAATTCGAATTCTAGATACAACAATGTGCATCAAAAGGCTTCCAATGCTTCTACCCAGTGTGATGTGGTGGATCCTAAG GGTTGTGATGAAGGATCTGCTCAATGTGTGTTGCAAACTatattttctccttcttttcacATATCTAAAATTGCTGGAGGAGAAATTTCTGGTGGAG TCGACTTGATAAAACTGTTTCGGACTGGAGACTCTCGGGTTGATATGCTGGATGGTCATGTTACACAAGAAACTTTTAAATCCTCTTTTGGAGAACACAATGAGAGCACATTAACTTCACTCAACACATGTCATAGTGACATGGAATTGGAGAAAAATATATCAGCCAAAAACTCATATGGGGATCGCTGTGGTGATCAGGTGCTCTCTACTGATGTAACTACTGTGAATTCTTATAGTATTGCAGCTTCAAATGGAGTTGGTCTTGCTTCTGATGTTTCAACTATATATCTTGCATTGAAGAACTCAAAACTGGAATGTGTTGATGAGCACGGTCAAGATTCTATGTCAACTGATGTTTGCTTGGAGGAGgatgattatgaggattttgatgACTTTGACCCTTATCTATTTATAAAGAACCTGCCAGAGCTGTCATCAGTAGTCCCCACTTTTCGGCCTATGTTGCTACCTAAACAGACTCGGAGTTGTCCTCCTACAACCCTTGTTTTGGACCTGGATG agaCTCTGGTGCACTCTGCCCTTGAACCTTGTAATGATGCGGACTTCACATTTCCTGTCAACTTCAACCTCCAGGAGCACACAGTCTTTGTCCGGTGCCGTCCTTACCTCAGAGATTTCATGGAGAGAGTTTCTAGTCTTTTTGAGATCATAATATTTACAGCTAGTCAAAGTATCTACGCAGAACAGCTTCTAAATGTGCTTGATCCAAAGAGGAGGATATTTCGACATCGTGTTTTCCGTGAATCCTGTGTTTTTGTCGAGGGTAACTACCTCAAGGATTTGTCAGTTCTTGGTCGTGATTTGGCCCGTGTTATTATAATTGACAACTCTCCCCAG GCATTTGGCTTCCAAGTAGACAATGGTATACCAATTGAGAGCTGGTTTGAAGATCGTTCAGATAAAGAATTGCTCTCGCTACTTCCATTTTTGGAGAGCTTGGTTGGGGTTGAAGATGTGAGGCCTCTAATTGCAAAGAAATACAATCTTCGGCAGAAAATTGCTGCAGCTGTTTACCCTCCGTTGAATTCAAATAGAGGAGATCCTTTTGAAAGGTAG